A stretch of Bos taurus isolate L1 Dominette 01449 registration number 42190680 breed Hereford chromosome 5, ARS-UCD2.0, whole genome shotgun sequence DNA encodes these proteins:
- the SLC38A2 gene encoding sodium-coupled neutral amino acid symporter 2 isoform X1, which translates to MKLTLILLTFVSIFSLYSVHLLLKTANEGGSLLYEQLGHKAFGMVGKLTASGSITMQNIGAMSSYLFIVKYELPLVIQALMNIEDTNGLWYLNGDYLVLLVSLVLILPLSLLRNLGYLGYTSGLSLLCMMFFLIVVIFKKFQISCPAEIAFLVNETVNSSLTQPATFLPDMGFNRTESDSCQPRYFIFNSQTVYAVPILTFSFVCHPAILPIYEELKGRSRRRMMNVSKISFFAMFLMYLLAALFGYLTFYGHVESELLHTYSSVMETDILLLIVRLAVLVAVTLTVPVVIFPIRSSITHLLCASKEFSWWRHSVITVSILVFTNLLVIFVPNIRDIFGFIGASAAAMLIFILPSAFYIKLVKKEPMKSVQKIGAMFFLLSGIVVMTGSMALIVLDWVHNAPGGGH; encoded by the exons ATGAAACTGACTTT AATTCTGTTGACATTTGTGTCAATATTTTCCCTGTATTCTGTTCATCTCCTTCTGAAGACTGCCAATGAAGGAG GGTCTTTATTATATGAACAGCTGGGACATAAAGCATTTGGAATGGTTGGGAAGCTCACAGCATCTGGATCCATTACAATGCAGAACATTGGAg CTATGTCAAGCTACCTCTTCATAGTGAAATATGAGTTACCTTTGGTGATCCAGGCATTAATGAACATTGAAGATACAAATGG aTTGTGGTATCTGAACGGTGACTATTTGGTTCTGCTGGTATCACTGGTGCTCATTCTTCCCTTGTCACTGTTGAGGAATTTAG GATATTTGGGATATACCAGTGGCCTTTCCTTGCTGTGTATGATGTTCTTTCTGATTGTG gTGATTTTCAAGAAATTTCAGATTTCTTGTCCTGCGGAAATTGCTTTTCTAGTTAATGAAACAGTAAACAGCAGCTTAACACAGCCAGCAACTTTTCTACCTGATATGGGTTTTAATAGGACTGAAAGTGATTCTTGCCAACCACGTTATTTTATCTTCAACTCACAG ACTGTCTACGCTGTGCCAATTCTGACCTTTTCATTTGTCTGTCATCCTGCTATTCTTCCTATTTATGAAGAGCTTAAAGG CCGCAGCCGTCGAAGAATGATGAATGTGTCCAAGATTTCCTTTTTTGCTATGTTTCTCATGTACCTGCTTGCTGCCCTCTTTGGATACCTGACATTTTACG GACACGTTGAGTCAGAATTGCTTCATACCTACTCTTCTGTCATGGAAACTGATATTCTGCTTCTCATTGTCCGTTTGGCTGTGTTGGTGGCTGTCACCCTGACAGTACCTGTTGTCATTTTCCCA ATCCGGAGTTCCATAACTCATTTGCTGTGTGCATCGAAAGAGTTCAGTTGGTGGCGTCATAGTGTCATTACAGTGTCTATCTTGGTGTTTACCAATTTGCTTGTCATCTTTGTACCAAATATTAGGGATATCTTTGGTTTCATTG GTGCATCTGCAGCTGCTatgttgatttttattcttccatCTGCATTCTATATCAAGTTAGTGAAGAAAGAACCTATGAAGTCTGTACAAAAGATTGGG GCTATGTTCTTTCTGCTCAGTGGCATAGTGGTGATGACCGGAAGCATGGCCTTGATTGTGTTGGATTGGGTCCACAATGCCCCAGGAGGTGGCCATTAA
- the SLC38A2 gene encoding sodium-coupled neutral amino acid symporter 2 — MKKAEMGRFNISPDEDSSSYSSNSDFNYSYPTKQAALKSHYADVDPENQNFLLESNLGKKKYETDFHPGTTSFGMSVFNLSNAIVGSGILGLSYAMANTGIALFIILLTFVSIFSLYSVHLLLKTANEGGSLLYEQLGHKAFGMVGKLTASGSITMQNIGAMSSYLFIVKYELPLVIQALMNIEDTNGLWYLNGDYLVLLVSLVLILPLSLLRNLGYLGYTSGLSLLCMMFFLIVVIFKKFQISCPAEIAFLVNETVNSSLTQPATFLPDMGFNRTESDSCQPRYFIFNSQTVYAVPILTFSFVCHPAILPIYEELKGRSRRRMMNVSKISFFAMFLMYLLAALFGYLTFYGHVESELLHTYSSVMETDILLLIVRLAVLVAVTLTVPVVIFPIRSSITHLLCASKEFSWWRHSVITVSILVFTNLLVIFVPNIRDIFGFIGASAAAMLIFILPSAFYIKLVKKEPMKSVQKIGAMFFLLSGIVVMTGSMALIVLDWVHNAPGGGH, encoded by the exons atgaagaaagctgaaatgGGAAGGTTCAATATTTCCCCAGATGAGGACAGCAGCAGCTATAGTTCCAACAGCGACTTCAACTACTCCTACCCCACCAAACAAGCTGCTCTGAAAAG ccATTATGCCGATGTAGATCCTGAAAACCAGAACTTTTTACTTGAATCGAATTTGGGGAAGAAGAAGTATGAAACTGACTTT CATCCAGGTACTACTTCCTTTGGAATGTCAGTATTTAATCTGAGCAATGCGATTGTGGGCAGTGGAATCCTTGGGCTTTCTTATGCCATGGCTAATACTGGAATTGCTCTTTTTAT AATTCTGTTGACATTTGTGTCAATATTTTCCCTGTATTCTGTTCATCTCCTTCTGAAGACTGCCAATGAAGGAG GGTCTTTATTATATGAACAGCTGGGACATAAAGCATTTGGAATGGTTGGGAAGCTCACAGCATCTGGATCCATTACAATGCAGAACATTGGAg CTATGTCAAGCTACCTCTTCATAGTGAAATATGAGTTACCTTTGGTGATCCAGGCATTAATGAACATTGAAGATACAAATGG aTTGTGGTATCTGAACGGTGACTATTTGGTTCTGCTGGTATCACTGGTGCTCATTCTTCCCTTGTCACTGTTGAGGAATTTAG GATATTTGGGATATACCAGTGGCCTTTCCTTGCTGTGTATGATGTTCTTTCTGATTGTG gTGATTTTCAAGAAATTTCAGATTTCTTGTCCTGCGGAAATTGCTTTTCTAGTTAATGAAACAGTAAACAGCAGCTTAACACAGCCAGCAACTTTTCTACCTGATATGGGTTTTAATAGGACTGAAAGTGATTCTTGCCAACCACGTTATTTTATCTTCAACTCACAG ACTGTCTACGCTGTGCCAATTCTGACCTTTTCATTTGTCTGTCATCCTGCTATTCTTCCTATTTATGAAGAGCTTAAAGG CCGCAGCCGTCGAAGAATGATGAATGTGTCCAAGATTTCCTTTTTTGCTATGTTTCTCATGTACCTGCTTGCTGCCCTCTTTGGATACCTGACATTTTACG GACACGTTGAGTCAGAATTGCTTCATACCTACTCTTCTGTCATGGAAACTGATATTCTGCTTCTCATTGTCCGTTTGGCTGTGTTGGTGGCTGTCACCCTGACAGTACCTGTTGTCATTTTCCCA ATCCGGAGTTCCATAACTCATTTGCTGTGTGCATCGAAAGAGTTCAGTTGGTGGCGTCATAGTGTCATTACAGTGTCTATCTTGGTGTTTACCAATTTGCTTGTCATCTTTGTACCAAATATTAGGGATATCTTTGGTTTCATTG GTGCATCTGCAGCTGCTatgttgatttttattcttccatCTGCATTCTATATCAAGTTAGTGAAGAAAGAACCTATGAAGTCTGTACAAAAGATTGGG GCTATGTTCTTTCTGCTCAGTGGCATAGTGGTGATGACCGGAAGCATGGCCTTGATTGTGTTGGATTGGGTCCACAATGCCCCAGGAGGTGGCCATTAA